In one Cloacibacillus porcorum genomic region, the following are encoded:
- a CDS encoding SpoIID/LytB domain-containing protein, with translation MKRYIVTLLFILIFSQAAEARDVLVLLKSGARQCKIGGTSYVIRVASGGVTPAITGSFSLSYAGGGSLSAGAVSYAMPVTVTSSSPIIIDGVSYHGSILFEASGSGFNIVNQVDVEQYLKGVLKDEMSPAWPVEALKAQAVLARTYTLSSKKHGKYDLCAQVHCQSYSGVAGESPAIDEAVSATGGELLKYGGSVAQVFYYGDSGGFSASSRAVWGKDIPYLQARPDPVSYSSPNARWQTTLSMQQISSSLAAAGIQVGSISSIRPYSRDESGRVQQLEINGSGGRKLVTGSQFRLAVGAGVVKSTLFEFGAGTVYTPQAALPSALQSIAQRSYPVITDRSTMPEKDVDKLYWMTQNKIFTVQELVSMIGKEKDYPKFIAEGEARMSGKKLPAAPVRQPAAQPVYNTAAGAPQLSMNGASGSSVTISGRGSGHGVGMPQWTAKALAEAGWSYRQILEYYFPGTALERGY, from the coding sequence GTGAAAAGATATATCGTCACGCTGCTGTTCATACTCATCTTCTCGCAGGCCGCCGAGGCGCGCGACGTCCTGGTCCTGCTCAAGAGCGGCGCGCGCCAGTGCAAGATCGGCGGCACCTCGTACGTGATAAGGGTCGCCTCCGGCGGAGTGACGCCGGCGATCACCGGCTCCTTTTCGCTCTCATACGCTGGCGGCGGCTCTCTGAGCGCCGGCGCGGTGAGCTACGCCATGCCGGTCACAGTGACCTCTTCCTCTCCGATCATCATCGACGGAGTGAGCTATCACGGCTCGATTTTATTCGAGGCCTCCGGCTCAGGATTCAATATTGTAAATCAGGTGGACGTCGAGCAGTACCTCAAGGGAGTGCTGAAGGACGAAATGAGCCCGGCCTGGCCAGTGGAGGCCCTCAAGGCACAGGCGGTGCTGGCGCGCACCTACACGCTGTCGTCAAAGAAGCACGGTAAATATGACCTCTGCGCCCAGGTGCACTGCCAGAGCTACAGCGGCGTCGCCGGAGAGTCGCCTGCCATCGACGAGGCGGTCAGCGCGACAGGCGGCGAGCTTCTAAAGTACGGCGGCTCGGTGGCGCAGGTATTCTATTATGGAGACAGCGGCGGCTTCAGCGCCTCGTCAAGGGCGGTATGGGGCAAGGACATCCCCTACCTTCAGGCGCGCCCGGACCCCGTCTCTTACAGCAGCCCCAACGCAAGATGGCAGACGACGCTCTCCATGCAGCAGATATCAAGCAGCCTCGCCGCCGCGGGGATACAGGTTGGCTCAATATCGTCGATCCGTCCCTATTCGCGCGACGAGAGCGGCCGCGTACAGCAGCTGGAGATAAACGGCAGCGGCGGCAGGAAGCTCGTCACGGGAAGCCAGTTCCGTCTCGCGGTCGGCGCGGGGGTGGTGAAGAGCACACTCTTCGAGTTCGGCGCGGGAACCGTCTACACGCCGCAGGCTGCGCTTCCCTCCGCGCTCCAGAGTATCGCGCAGCGGAGCTATCCTGTAATTACCGACCGTTCGACGATGCCTGAAAAGGATGTAGATAAACTTTACTGGATGACGCAGAATAAGATATTTACCGTTCAGGAGCTCGTTTCGATGATTGGCAAAGAAAAGGATTATCCGAAGTTTATCGCCGAGGGCGAGGCTAGAATGAGCGGTAAAAAACTGCCCGCAGCGCCCGTGCGTCAGCCAGCGGCACAGCCGGTATATAACACGGCTGCGGGAGCCCCGCAGCTCTCGATGAACGGCGCCTCCGGCTCCTCGGTGACGATCTCCGGGCGCGGCTCGGGACACGGCGTCGGTATGCCACAATGGACGGCCAAGGCGCTGGCCGAGGCGGGCTGGAGCTACAGACAGATACTTGAATACTATTTCCCCGGCACGGCGCTGGAAAGAGGCTATTAA
- a CDS encoding DUF2905 domain-containing protein: MSQLGKMLVAAGLLLAAVGVVLIIAGKLNIPLGKLPGDITYQKKNLTVFAPFGTMLVVSLILTLILNIFSRWK; the protein is encoded by the coding sequence ATGAGCCAGCTTGGAAAGATGCTGGTCGCGGCGGGGCTACTGCTTGCAGCGGTTGGGGTAGTGCTAATTATCGCAGGAAAGCTGAACATTCCTCTTGGCAAACTGCCCGGAGATATTACATACCAGAAGAAAAATCTCACCGTATTCGCGCCGTTCGGGACGATGCTTGTCGTGAGCCTCATACTCACGCTGATTTTGAATATATTCTCAAGGTGGAAATAG
- the ruvB gene encoding Holliday junction branch migration DNA helicase RuvB, giving the protein MDENNSIPNKLIETMRCGKEEEISTLRPQALNDFIGQSGLKDKLTIFMTASIQRGEPLDHTLFYGPPGLGKTTLAGIIAKEMKGTLRVTTGPALERAGDLAAILSNIQPNDVLFIDEIHRMSANIEEILYPAMEDFSLSIVVGKGPLARSIRLALPKFTLIGATTRLGLLTSPLRARFGIVEQLHLYSPEELTAIVKRGSGVLGVSIADEAAEEIGLRSRGTPRVALRLLRRVRDVAEVKKVTLIERDLSRYALDMLGVDPEGLDEGDRKFLRALIELFDGGPVGLSTLAAALNEDAQTIEDIYEPYLIQKGLLERTPRGRRATRNTWDYLGIPVSPHFIQIQQSQLSLFTTEDELP; this is encoded by the coding sequence ATGGACGAAAATAACAGCATCCCCAATAAACTGATAGAGACGATGCGCTGCGGAAAGGAGGAGGAGATATCGACCCTCCGCCCGCAGGCGTTGAATGATTTCATCGGCCAAAGCGGCCTCAAGGACAAGCTGACGATCTTCATGACTGCTTCGATCCAGCGCGGCGAACCGCTCGATCATACTCTCTTTTACGGCCCTCCCGGCCTTGGCAAGACGACACTCGCGGGAATCATCGCGAAGGAGATGAAGGGCACGCTCCGCGTCACCACCGGTCCGGCGCTCGAACGCGCAGGGGACCTCGCGGCGATACTTTCAAACATCCAGCCGAACGACGTTCTCTTTATCGACGAGATACACCGCATGTCGGCGAATATCGAGGAGATACTCTATCCCGCGATGGAGGACTTTTCCCTCTCTATCGTCGTGGGCAAGGGCCCCCTCGCGCGCAGCATCCGCCTCGCGCTGCCGAAGTTCACGCTGATCGGCGCGACAACGCGCCTCGGCCTGCTCACCTCGCCGCTGCGCGCGCGCTTCGGCATCGTGGAGCAGCTGCATCTCTATTCGCCAGAGGAGCTGACGGCGATCGTCAAACGCGGCAGCGGCGTGCTTGGAGTAAGTATCGCCGACGAAGCGGCGGAGGAGATCGGCCTCCGCTCGCGCGGAACGCCGCGCGTGGCGCTGCGTCTTTTGCGCCGCGTGCGCGACGTCGCCGAGGTGAAGAAGGTTACGCTCATCGAACGCGACCTCTCGCGCTACGCGCTGGACATGCTTGGCGTCGACCCCGAGGGGCTTGACGAAGGGGACCGGAAGTTCCTCCGCGCGCTGATAGAGCTCTTTGACGGCGGCCCAGTGGGGCTGTCTACCCTCGCCGCGGCCCTCAACGAGGACGCGCAGACGATAGAGGACATCTACGAACCGTACCTTATCCAGAAGGGGCTGCTTGAGCGCACCCCGCGAGGCCGCAGGGCGACGCGCAACACCTGGGACTATCTCGGCATCCCCGTATCGCCGCATTTTATACAGATACAGCAGAGCCAGCTCAGCCTCTTCACAACGGAGGATGAGCTGCCATGA
- the ruvA gene encoding Holliday junction branch migration protein RuvA, translating to MINYLRGTLSSFSKESIVLDVSGFGIEVYPTKALLASAVLGEEMKCHTYLQISDAGLAMFGFASETERDFFLELLQVKTVGGKLAITLMRYLDIGHIIEAVKNGNISMLSVPGLGAKRAERICFELKPKIEKKFAGIAAEAASPGATSFDSFVTDALTGLGFSHGECARAIATAKAQADDDVQWSEESLLMASLSILQRR from the coding sequence ATGATAAATTACCTGCGCGGCACTCTTTCGTCATTTTCAAAGGAAAGCATCGTTCTCGACGTTTCCGGCTTCGGGATAGAGGTCTACCCGACAAAGGCGTTGCTGGCCTCCGCCGTGCTCGGCGAGGAGATGAAGTGCCACACCTATCTCCAGATAAGCGACGCGGGGCTTGCGATGTTCGGCTTCGCCTCTGAGACTGAGAGGGACTTTTTTCTTGAGCTGCTGCAGGTCAAGACGGTCGGGGGAAAGCTCGCAATCACGCTCATGCGTTATCTTGACATCGGTCATATCATCGAAGCGGTTAAAAACGGCAACATCTCGATGTTATCCGTACCAGGCCTAGGGGCCAAGAGGGCGGAACGTATCTGCTTTGAGCTTAAGCCTAAGATAGAAAAGAAGTTCGCCGGTATCGCCGCCGAAGCCGCATCTCCGGGTGCGACCTCTTTCGATTCGTTCGTTACGGACGCGCTGACGGGGCTTGGCTTCTCACACGGCGAATGCGCGCGCGCCATAGCGACGGCGAAGGCGCAGGCCGACGACGACGTACAGTGGAGCGAGGAGAGCCTGCTGATGGCCTCTCTGAGCATATTGCAGCGCAGATAG
- the ruvC gene encoding crossover junction endodeoxyribonuclease RuvC, translated as MTNQSNNGAIRALGIDPGLGTLGYGVVSQLGNSLICESYGVIKTPPKLSLSQRLSCLYSELGTKAREFPPDMVAVEKLFFGRNVTTAEMVWQARGVVLLFAAQLGFEPYEIKPSEVKLAVCGYGNAEKGQVQGMVAHLLGLEKNPSPDDAADALAIAIAGLAMRNYDQNILKGY; from the coding sequence TTGACTAATCAAAGTAATAACGGCGCCATAAGAGCGCTTGGCATTGACCCCGGGCTCGGGACTTTGGGCTACGGGGTCGTTTCACAGTTGGGAAATTCGCTGATCTGCGAGAGCTACGGCGTCATCAAGACGCCGCCTAAGCTTTCGCTCTCTCAGCGCCTCTCATGCCTTTACAGCGAGCTTGGGACAAAGGCGAGGGAGTTCCCGCCGGATATGGTCGCGGTGGAGAAGCTCTTCTTCGGCAGAAACGTCACCACCGCGGAGATGGTCTGGCAGGCGCGCGGCGTCGTGCTGCTCTTCGCGGCACAGCTCGGCTTCGAGCCCTATGAGATAAAGCCCAGCGAGGTGAAGCTAGCCGTCTGCGGTTACGGCAACGCCGAAAAGGGGCAGGTGCAGGGGATGGTGGCCCATCTGCTCGGCCTGGAGAAGAACCCCAGCCCCGACGACGCGGCCGACGCGCTCGCGATAGCGATCGCGGGACTCGCGATGCGTAATTACGACCAGAACATTCTGAAAGGATATTGA
- a CDS encoding YebC/PmpR family DNA-binding transcriptional regulator yields the protein MSGHSHWSGIKHRKAAQDAKKGVAFQKLVKDIIAAAKEGGGDPNSNFRLKVAIERAKAGNVPVDNIERGIKRGTGELGGPMEEIYYEGYGPNGVAVMVQAMTDNRNRTAPDMRSLFSKSGGSIGEMGCVAWNFDRKGVVEILGEGIDEDELMMAALEAGADDLEAEEEGFEVSCDPNVLSQVAQALREAGYNVGTIEVQMVPKNTVAIGNKSDAAKMLAMIERFEDHDDVQAVYANFDIPDEILAELD from the coding sequence TTGTCAGGACATTCACATTGGTCTGGTATCAAACACAGGAAGGCGGCACAGGACGCCAAGAAGGGCGTGGCCTTTCAGAAGCTGGTAAAGGACATTATCGCGGCGGCGAAAGAGGGCGGCGGCGACCCCAACAGCAACTTCCGTCTTAAGGTCGCCATAGAGCGCGCGAAGGCAGGCAACGTCCCCGTCGACAATATTGAGCGCGGTATCAAGCGCGGCACGGGCGAACTCGGCGGCCCGATGGAGGAGATATACTACGAGGGTTACGGCCCTAACGGCGTGGCCGTGATGGTGCAGGCGATGACGGACAACAGGAACCGCACCGCTCCCGATATGCGTTCGCTTTTCTCAAAGAGCGGCGGTTCGATCGGCGAAATGGGCTGCGTGGCCTGGAACTTCGACCGTAAGGGCGTCGTGGAGATTCTCGGCGAGGGTATCGACGAGGACGAGCTGATGATGGCCGCCCTTGAGGCCGGCGCGGACGACCTTGAGGCGGAGGAAGAGGGCTTTGAGGTCTCCTGCGACCCGAACGTTCTCTCCCAGGTGGCCCAGGCACTGCGCGAGGCCGGTTATAACGTGGGAACGATCGAGGTTCAGATGGTGCCGAAGAATACGGTGGCTATCGGCAATAAGTCGGACGCCGCGAAGATGCTCGCGATGATCGAGCGCTTTGAGGATCACGACGACGTGCAGGCGGTCTACGCGAACTTCGACATCCCGGACGAGATCCTGGCGGAACTTGACTAA
- the nadE gene encoding NAD(+) synthase — protein MEIYRNPEKITRFLVSWIKEKFGVAGAKGAVLGISGGIDSAVLAALLAKSLGPNRVIGVIMPCYSMQVDEDYARLLAEAIGIRTMKVDLSSSYDTLKREIENSLPELGGLSAANIKPRLRMTTLYAIAQQHGYLVCGGSNRDEITFGYFTKYGDSGVDLMPIADLLKGEVWAVAKHLGVPREIIDRPPTAALWEGQTDEAEMGLTYEELDRYIATGGATEEAKQKIEAAVKRSAHKRAFAAMAKLPENL, from the coding sequence ATGGAGATCTATCGGAACCCGGAAAAGATAACGCGCTTTCTGGTAAGCTGGATAAAGGAAAAGTTCGGCGTCGCCGGAGCTAAGGGCGCGGTCCTCGGCATCAGCGGCGGGATCGATTCCGCGGTGCTCGCGGCGCTTCTCGCCAAGTCGCTGGGGCCTAATAGGGTTATCGGCGTGATTATGCCCTGTTACAGTATGCAGGTAGACGAGGATTACGCGAGGCTGCTGGCAGAGGCGATAGGAATAAGGACGATGAAGGTCGATCTCTCATCATCCTACGACACGCTCAAGAGAGAGATCGAAAACTCACTTCCAGAACTCGGCGGACTTTCCGCCGCCAATATTAAACCCAGATTACGAATGACTACGCTTTACGCAATAGCCCAACAACATGGGTACCTTGTCTGCGGCGGCAGCAACAGGGACGAGATAACTTTCGGATATTTTACCAAATACGGCGATTCCGGCGTCGACCTGATGCCGATCGCGGATCTCCTGAAGGGCGAGGTTTGGGCCGTCGCGAAACATCTCGGCGTGCCGCGTGAAATCATCGACCGTCCTCCGACGGCGGCGCTCTGGGAGGGGCAGACGGACGAGGCGGAGATGGGGCTCACCTACGAAGAGCTTGACCGTTATATCGCCACCGGCGGGGCCACGGAAGAGGCAAAGCAAAAAATTGAAGCGGCAGTTAAGAGATCGGCGCACAAAAGAGCCTTTGCGGCAATGGCAAAACTGCCCGAAAATCTTTAA
- a CDS encoding Ig-like domain-containing protein produces the protein MEKVVTTVLPVERTLSVEIGGSVPALVSYPGTADDMTGYLSISGDISVASPDIAGISDRWPCAVSGIKPGVTAVSFDMDLRATDFSDKNNLKPLARSCVTDPLSFTVAVSGVPVTEVSLDLTELTLNIGESKTLTATVKPDDATYKAVAWISSNPAVAAVDDTGKVTALSAGTTVITAKAGEKSATCTVTVVKQKSGGSSHGCAAGLGALSMLTLIPLWLRRKR, from the coding sequence ATGGAAAAGGTTGTCACCACCGTCCTGCCCGTGGAGCGGACGCTCTCCGTGGAGATTGGCGGCTCCGTTCCAGCCCTCGTCTCCTACCCGGGTACAGCGGATGATATGACGGGCTATCTTTCCATCAGCGGCGATATCTCCGTCGCCTCGCCTGATATCGCCGGTATCTCTGACCGCTGGCCCTGCGCCGTCTCCGGCATAAAACCGGGCGTGACGGCGGTGAGCTTTGACATGGACCTGCGGGCCACCGATTTCAGCGACAAAAATAACCTCAAGCCGCTCGCCAGGAGCTGTGTTACAGACCCGCTCTCATTCACCGTCGCCGTCAGCGGCGTTCCCGTTACCGAAGTCAGCCTCGACCTCACAGAGCTGACGCTGAATATCGGGGAGAGCAAAACGCTCACCGCGACGGTAAAACCGGACGACGCGACATATAAAGCGGTCGCCTGGATAAGCTCCAATCCGGCGGTCGCCGCGGTGGACGATACGGGCAAAGTGACGGCGCTGTCGGCCGGCACAACTGTTATCACCGCGAAGGCCGGAGAAAAGAGCGCCACATGCACGGTGACCGTCGTCAAACAAAAGTCAGGCGGCTCCAGCCACGGCTGCGCCGCTGGACTGGGCGCGCTCTCCATGCTGACGCTGATACCGCTCTGGCTGAGAAGAAAGAGGTAG
- a CDS encoding epoxyqueuosine reductase → MYSELKAEILDFFSRELDSPENNIGGCERLPAWDNFILGCASGDDPIFEEFRHDADVPCYTPRELFRTIYPSSGACAGELTVLCWVLPQTAATRGKNSACRSLPSERWGRAKLEGERFYISLGRRLENFFAERGIEAVFPMGHPAEVRRFRSEKYYIASNWSERHACYAAGLGTFGLCDGLITPLGKAHRCGSIVIGAQLPPTPREYADIHEYCPWFAKGLCGLCISRCPAGALSREGHDKKKCESFLHGECVEFFKDRGFQVYACGLCQTKVPCEDRIPGRGRPELYRCFL, encoded by the coding sequence GTGTATTCAGAGCTGAAAGCGGAAATACTGGATTTTTTTTCACGCGAACTGGATTCCCCGGAGAACAATATCGGGGGCTGTGAACGGCTGCCGGCATGGGATAATTTCATTCTCGGCTGCGCCTCGGGAGACGACCCCATATTTGAAGAATTCCGCCACGACGCCGACGTTCCCTGTTATACGCCGCGGGAACTTTTCCGTACCATTTATCCTTCGTCCGGGGCTTGCGCGGGAGAGCTTACCGTTCTCTGCTGGGTGCTGCCGCAGACCGCCGCCACACGCGGAAAAAACTCGGCGTGCCGCAGCCTTCCATCCGAGAGGTGGGGGCGCGCCAAGCTGGAGGGAGAAAGGTTTTATATTTCGCTGGGACGGCGTCTGGAGAATTTCTTCGCGGAGAGAGGGATAGAGGCCGTCTTTCCGATGGGTCATCCGGCCGAGGTGAGGCGTTTCCGTTCGGAAAAGTATTATATCGCCTCGAACTGGTCGGAGCGGCATGCCTGTTATGCGGCGGGGCTCGGCACCTTCGGTCTCTGCGACGGGCTTATCACGCCCCTCGGCAAAGCCCACCGGTGCGGCTCTATCGTCATCGGGGCGCAGCTGCCGCCTACGCCGCGCGAATACGCCGATATCCACGAATATTGCCCCTGGTTCGCCAAGGGCCTCTGCGGCCTCTGCATCAGCAGATGCCCCGCCGGCGCGCTTTCCAGGGAGGGACACGACAAGAAAAAATGCGAAAGTTTTCTGCACGGAGAATGCGTCGAGTTCTTCAAAGACCGCGGATTTCAGGTCTACGCCTGCGGCCTCTGCCAGACAAAGGTCCCCTGCGAGGATCGGATACCGGGAAGGGGAAGGCCGGAGCTGTACAGATGTTTTCTATAG
- the argF gene encoding ornithine carbamoyltransferase: MPVNLRNRHLISLKHHTPEEINYLLDLSTDLKNKKRAGIKGNLLERKNVALIFEKPSTRTRCAFTVAAIDEGGHPEYLGKNDIQLGHKEDVADTARVLGRMFDGIEFRGFSQQVVEDLAKYAGVPVWNGLTDDYHPTQVLADFLTIRENFGRLKGIKLVYVGDGRNNVANSLMIGAAKMGMHFVIGSPKELFPDPALVAECEQIAKDCESGATITVTDDPKAAVKGADAIYTDVWASMGEEAKAAERKALLKPYQVNKELIEATGNDDVIFLHCLPAVKGNEVTEEVFESRHARQFDEAENRMHTIKAVMVASIGNF; encoded by the coding sequence ATGCCTGTGAATCTTCGCAACCGCCATCTTATTTCGCTCAAGCATCATACCCCTGAAGAGATCAACTATCTGCTTGACCTCTCAACGGACCTCAAGAACAAAAAACGCGCCGGGATAAAGGGCAACCTCCTCGAGCGCAAAAACGTCGCGCTCATCTTCGAGAAGCCCTCGACCCGTACACGCTGCGCCTTTACCGTCGCCGCCATAGATGAGGGCGGACATCCCGAATACCTCGGCAAGAACGACATCCAGCTTGGCCACAAAGAAGACGTCGCGGACACCGCCCGCGTCCTCGGACGCATGTTCGACGGCATCGAATTCCGCGGCTTCAGCCAGCAGGTCGTCGAGGACCTCGCGAAATACGCCGGCGTCCCTGTGTGGAACGGCCTCACCGACGACTACCACCCGACACAGGTGCTCGCCGACTTCCTCACCATCCGTGAGAATTTCGGCCGCCTCAAGGGCATCAAGCTCGTCTACGTCGGAGACGGACGCAACAACGTCGCCAACTCGCTGATGATCGGCGCCGCGAAGATGGGTATGCACTTCGTTATCGGCTCGCCGAAGGAGCTCTTCCCCGATCCCGCCCTCGTCGCCGAATGCGAGCAGATCGCGAAAGACTGCGAATCCGGCGCGACGATAACCGTCACCGATGACCCCAAGGCCGCCGTCAAAGGCGCGGACGCCATCTACACCGACGTCTGGGCCTCCATGGGCGAAGAGGCGAAGGCCGCCGAGCGCAAGGCTCTGCTCAAACCCTACCAGGTCAACAAAGAGCTCATCGAGGCCACCGGCAACGACGACGTCATCTTCCTGCACTGCCTCCCAGCGGTAAAGGGAAACGAAGTGACGGAAGAGGTATTTGAGTCGCGCCACGCAAGGCAGTTCGACGAGGCCGAGAACCGCATGCACACCATCAAAGCGGTGATGGTCGCCAGCATCGGCAACTTCTAG
- a CDS encoding arginine deiminase, producing MNQESQFSVFSETGPLRQVMLHRPGKEIDRLTIENMDELLFDDLLWLAQAQKEHDNFAEILRKEGTEVLYFSDCLAQVMDSVEVREQLIKDVFRFECLDRRLSEAFITELMNIPSKELADHLIEGYTKKEVREICKCSLSLVSSVDNGSDFIIHPIPNLYFQRDPAMTVANGIIIGQMTFEARRIEPLYWKYIVGHHHRFKGMQILFGDAPDEVWPQKVEGGDLLVISGDTMAIGVSQRTAPTTVQRIGRNLASRTPIKRIFAFEIPKERYCMHLDTVFTMVDRDAFCIYPPILESLKVWQLDYSDEGRLVSLEQKENWQRSVANALGYDDLRLIKMTARDKAEMAREQWHDGCNTFAVAPGKVVTYNRNINATKILRDNGIEVLELEGPELGRGRGGPRCMSMPLNRLPI from the coding sequence ATGAACCAGGAAAGCCAATTTAGTGTATTCTCCGAGACAGGGCCGCTCCGACAGGTAATGCTTCACAGGCCCGGCAAGGAGATCGACCGGCTTACCATTGAAAACATGGACGAGCTTCTTTTCGACGACCTTCTCTGGCTCGCGCAGGCACAGAAAGAGCATGACAACTTTGCCGAAATACTGCGAAAAGAGGGGACCGAGGTCCTCTACTTCAGCGACTGCCTCGCGCAGGTTATGGACTCCGTAGAGGTCCGTGAACAGCTCATCAAGGATGTATTCAGGTTCGAGTGCCTTGACCGACGACTTTCGGAGGCCTTCATAACGGAGCTGATGAACATACCGTCAAAAGAGCTGGCGGATCATCTCATTGAAGGCTACACCAAAAAAGAGGTCAGAGAGATCTGCAAATGCAGTTTGAGCTTAGTTTCATCCGTTGACAACGGCAGTGATTTCATTATCCACCCAATCCCAAACCTTTACTTCCAACGCGACCCAGCAATGACCGTGGCAAACGGCATCATAATCGGACAGATGACCTTTGAGGCCCGCCGTATTGAGCCGCTCTACTGGAAATACATCGTCGGCCACCACCACAGATTCAAAGGAATGCAGATACTGTTCGGAGACGCGCCCGACGAAGTATGGCCGCAGAAAGTCGAGGGCGGAGACCTGCTTGTGATCTCCGGCGACACCATGGCTATCGGCGTATCGCAGCGCACCGCGCCGACCACCGTTCAGCGTATCGGCCGCAACCTGGCCTCGCGTACCCCGATTAAGCGCATCTTCGCCTTTGAGATCCCCAAAGAGCGTTACTGCATGCACCTCGACACTGTCTTTACGATGGTCGACCGCGACGCCTTCTGTATCTACCCGCCGATCCTCGAGTCGCTCAAAGTCTGGCAGCTCGACTACAGCGACGAGGGCCGGCTCGTCAGCCTGGAACAAAAAGAAAACTGGCAGCGGTCGGTCGCCAACGCGCTGGGCTACGACGATCTGCGCCTCATCAAAATGACGGCGCGCGACAAGGCCGAGATGGCGCGCGAACAGTGGCATGACGGCTGCAACACCTTCGCCGTCGCCCCCGGAAAAGTCGTCACCTACAACCGCAACATCAACGCCACAAAGATACTCAGGGACAACGGGATAGAGGTTCTTGAGCTGGAAGGGCCGGAGCTCGGCAGGGGACGCGGCGGCCCGCGCTGCATGTCCATGCCGCTTAACAGGCTGCCAATATAG
- the ispG gene encoding (E)-4-hydroxy-3-methylbut-2-enyl-diphosphate synthase, whose translation MGSRKSVSIEGLKIGGGAPVRVESMLKTRLTDIAGGAEETAKLAAAGCELARVALPEQSLAAPFAELIKKSPLPLMADIHFDHRLALAALGAGCRAIRINPGNMSGSAGLAEVTAAAKDLGAVIRIGANGGSLNNAQLEKTDGDRGAALVLAVEEQLKMLLENKFEDIIISAKSSSVEETARANAILANRWPFPLHIGITEAGCGNSGIVKGAVGIGLMLAQGIGDTIRVSLTSPGAEEVETGYNILQALGLRSRGWQLVSCPTCGRRRIEVAALVEKLRAIIPPTANKGMTIAVMGCEVNGPKEASGADFGVAGSPNGFIVFKKGAFLCRGEMEDFEKIIREQIVIY comes from the coding sequence ATGGGCAGCAGAAAAAGCGTCTCTATCGAAGGGCTGAAAATCGGAGGCGGCGCGCCGGTACGCGTCGAAAGCATGCTGAAAACGCGCCTCACGGATATCGCAGGCGGCGCTGAAGAGACGGCGAAACTCGCCGCCGCGGGCTGTGAGCTCGCAAGAGTGGCGCTGCCGGAACAATCTCTCGCCGCGCCCTTTGCGGAGCTCATCAAAAAAAGCCCTCTGCCGCTTATGGCGGACATCCACTTTGACCACAGACTCGCCCTCGCGGCCCTCGGGGCGGGCTGCCGGGCTATCAGGATAAACCCCGGCAACATGAGCGGCTCCGCCGGACTTGCCGAGGTGACCGCCGCCGCGAAAGACCTGGGGGCCGTCATCCGCATCGGAGCCAACGGCGGTTCCCTAAACAACGCACAGCTCGAAAAAACAGACGGCGACAGGGGAGCGGCGCTCGTGCTGGCCGTCGAAGAACAGCTCAAAATGCTTCTGGAAAACAAATTTGAAGACATCATAATCTCCGCGAAATCCTCCTCGGTGGAGGAGACGGCGCGCGCGAACGCCATCCTTGCCAACCGCTGGCCCTTCCCGCTCCACATCGGCATCACCGAGGCGGGGTGCGGCAATTCCGGGATCGTCAAGGGCGCGGTCGGCATCGGCCTGATGCTCGCGCAGGGAATCGGCGACACTATCCGCGTCAGCCTCACCTCGCCTGGCGCGGAAGAGGTCGAGACGGGCTACAACATACTTCAGGCCCTCGGACTGCGCAGCAGGGGATGGCAGCTCGTCAGCTGTCCCACCTGCGGCCGCCGCCGCATCGAAGTCGCCGCGCTTGTAGAAAAACTCCGCGCGATCATACCGCCGACGGCGAACAAAGGCATGACCATCGCCGTAATGGGCTGCGAAGTGAACGGACCGAAAGAGGCCTCCGGGGCCGACTTCGGCGTCGCCGGAAGCCCCAACGGCTTCATCGTCTTCAAAAAGGGCGCCTTCCTCTGCCGCGGCGAAATGGAAGATTTTGAAAAAATCATCCGCGAACAGATTGTGATTTACTAA